A window of Saccharomyces eubayanus strain FM1318 chromosome XII, whole genome shotgun sequence contains these coding sequences:
- the CLF1 gene encoding Clf1p, producing MDSLEPEAVNTHVSAEQILRDVYKKGQKARGSTNIDILDLEELREYQRRKRTEYEGYLKRNRLDMGQWIRYAQFEIEQRDMRRARSIFERALLVDNSFIPLWVRYVDAELKAKCVNHARNLLNRAISTLPRVDKLWYKYIIVEESLNNIDIVRSLYTKWCSLEPGVNAWNSFVDFEVRQKEWARVRDIYSKYVMVHPQVKTWLNWAKFESRHGNAGFTRNVYCLALDTVANLQSLQIWSDVEIAKLVNSFAHWEATQEEYERSSALYRLAIEKWPSSQSLKDGMLNFEKQFGNLNSIEETISYKRKMDYEASLSRDAYDYDTWWLYLDLISESFPTQLLQCFEKAVKIGQPKEFSKTFHWKRYVYLWIRYICYVELELEDVALVDRLFQRLLDDIIPHQHFTFSKIWIMYAKFLIRQENVSKARKIMGKAIGLCPKAKTFKSYILLEVKLKEFDRVRKIYEKFIEFQPFNLSIWIEYAELEENLGDEDRVRGVYTIALDENSEFLTTEAKVELLQKYITFETESQEYEKARTLYRRYLELNEFSVQSWIEFAMYQSSTPTDQQLSDLAKLQSENVDEDIEFEITDENKMEARKIFEEAILFFKNSGDRQGRMSILEALKDYEETYGTELDKENVSKRFPKIVKKTKLEDGIEEEFVDYVFPDDIDDDKPKPSKFLELAKKWKQEQAL from the coding sequence ATGGACTCTTTAGAACCGGAAGCAGTTAACACGCATGTCTCCGCAGAGCAGATCCTGCGGGATGTATACAAGAAGGGCCAGAAGGCAAGAGGATCGACCAATATTGACATATTAGACTTGGAAGAGCTTCGAGAATACCAACGGAGGAAGAGAACAGAATATGAGggttatttgaaaagaaatagacTAGACATGGGCCAATGGATTCGTTACGCGCAGTTTGAGATTGAACAGCGTGACATGAGGCGTGCAAGatctatttttgaaagagctTTACTCGTAGATAATTCGTTCATCCCGCTTTGGGTACGATACGTCGACGCTGAATTGAAAGCCAAATGTGTTAATCATGCTAGAAATCTGCTGAATAGAGCCATTAGTACGTTGCCCAGAGTGGATAAGCTATGGTACAAGTATATTATAGTAGAAGAGTCATTAAACAATATCGATATCGTACGATCGCTGTATACAAAGTGGTGTTCTTTGGAACCAGGTGTCAATGCATGGAACTCCTTCGTTGATTTCGAAGTAAGGCAGAAAGAGTGGGCTCGCGTGAGAGATATTTATTCTAAATATGTTATGGTCCATCCTCAAGTGAAAACGTGGCTAAATTGGGCCAAGTTCGAAAGCAGACATGGTAACGCCGGATTTACAAGGAATGTATATTGTCTAGCTTTAGACACCGTGGCTAATCTTCAAAGTTTACAAATTTGGTCTGATGTGGAGATTGCAAAGTTAGTAAACTCATTTGCACATTGGGAAGCTACGCAGGAGGAATACGAAAGATCTTCTGCTCTTTATCGACTggctattgaaaaatggccTTCAAGTCAATCACTCAAGGACGGCATGttgaattttgaaaaacaatttGGTAATTTAAACTCTATCGAAGAAACTATCAGTtataaaaggaaaatggACTATGAAGCGTCATTAAGTCGTGACGCATATGATTATGACACTTGGTGGTTGTACTTGGATCTAATTTCGGAAAGTTTTCCCACCCAACTATTACAgtgctttgaaaaagctgTCAAGATCGGTCAACCAAAAGAATTCTCAAAGACATTTCATTGGAAAAGGTATGTTTATCTGTGGATTAGATACATTTGCTATGTGGAGTTGGAACTGGAAGATGTGGCACTGGTGGATagactttttcaaaggctACTTGATGATATTATTCCTCACCAGCATTTcaccttttcaaaaatatggaTAATGTACGCTAAATTCTTGATACGACAGGAAAACGTATCAAAGGCAAGGAAAATTATGGGTAAAGCCATCGGCCTTTGTCCCAAGGcaaaaactttcaaaagctACATCCTATTGGAGGTGAAGTTAAAGGAGTTCGACCGTGTCAGAAaaatatatgaaaaattcattgaattCCAGCCCTTTAATTTGAGTATTTGGATCGAATACGCAGAGCTGGAAGAGAATTTAGGAGATGAAGACAGAGTGAGAGGCGTTTATACTATTGCATTGGATGAAAATTCGGAGTTTCTCACAACGGAGGCGAAGGTTGAGCTACTTCAAAAGTACATAACTTTCGAGACTGAATCACAGGAATACGAGAAGGCAAGGACGCTTTATAGAAGGTATTTGGAGCTGAATGAATTTTCTGTTCAAAGCTGGATCGAATTTGCCATGTATCAAAGTTCAACCCCAACGGATCAGCAGTTATCCGATTTAGCAAAACTCCAAAGTGAGAATGTagatgaagatattgaatttgaaattactgacgaaaataaaatggaagcaagaaaaatatttgaagaggcaatcttgttcttcaaaaacagtgGTGATAGACAAGGGAGAATGTCTATTTTAGAAGCATTGAAAGACTACGAGGAAACATATGGTACTGAGCTcgataaagaaaatgttaGCAAGAGGTTCCCTAAAATagtcaaaaaaacaaagctgGAAGATGGTATAGAGGAGGAATTTGTAGATTACGTATTTCCGGATGATATCGATGACGACAAGCCGAAGCcatcaaaatttttggaattagccaaaaaatggaaacaaGAACAGGCACTTTGA
- the YPS3 gene encoding aspartyl protease, with amino-acid sequence MKILSATAVSLVTLNSLVLGSVLPNVKYVKIPFAKKQDGRGSELGKRARGDENFVLANKQSFYSVELALGTPSQNVTVLLDTGSADLWVSSNVNPYCGSTMNCDQYGVFDQANSSTFKANNSAPFYASYGDGTFAEGVFGQDKLHYSGGLDLSGLSFAVANKSNSTVGVLGIGLPMLEVTYSGKVTVTDKKRYEYDNFPQFLKRSGAIDAIAYSLFLNDESQTSGSVLFGAVDHSKYLGQLYTIPLIDLYKAQGYQRPVAFDVTLQGLGLQTRAHNTTLTTTRVPALLDSGTTLTYLPAEAVSLMAKSLNATFSKKLGYYEYECPATSDNATSVVFDLGGFHINAPLSDFTMQTNVGTCVLAIVPQTGNATAILGDSFLRSAYVVYDLDNYEVSLAQANYASGKEDIEVIRSTVPGAVKAPGYNSTWVKYASATAGGNIFTTTVHSYNTTTAAQSSKSTTVPSSSTKPAHKSIINKKGGHAGGHASGHGSSSGSSHGSSSGSSHGSSSGSSHGSSSGSGTRSGSGTNGVAGGVAGGVVGGTVGSSTGHRSPSKSGTSSAALVRPTLRLPLLVSLFLLTVFYS; translated from the coding sequence atgaaaattttatcgGCAACAGCAGTTTCTTTAGTGACCTTGAATAGTCTAGTGTTAGGTAGCGTACTGCCGAATGTCAAGTACGTCAAGATTCCCTTTGCCAAGAAGCAGGATGGCCGGGGAAGCGAATTGGGCAAGAGGGCCCGCGGAGACGAGAACTTCGTGCTGGCCAACAAGCAGAGTTTCTACTCGGTTGAGCTGGCCCTCGGCACGCCCTCGCAGAACGTCACCGTTCTGCTGGACACGGGCTCGGCCGACTTATGGGTCTCCAGTAACGTAAACCCGTATTGCGGGTCCACGATGAATTGCGACCAGTACGGCGTGTTTGACCAGGCCAACTCGTCCACTTTCAAAGCCAACAACTCCGCGCCCTTCTACGCCTCTTACGGCGATGGCACTTTTGCCGAAGGTGTGTTTGGTCAGGACAAGCTGCATTACAGCGGCGGCCTGGACCTCAGCGGCCTGTCGTTTGCCGTRGCCAATAAGTCCAACTCGACCGTCGGCGTGCTGGGCATCGGCCTGCCCATGCTAGAAGTGACGTACTCCGGCAAAGTGACCGTCACAGACAAGAAACGCTACGAGTACGACAACTTCCCGCAGTTTCTGAAACGCTCTGGAGCCATCGATGCGATCGCGTATTCGCTCTTCTTGAATGATGAGTCGCAGACCTCCGGTAGTGTGCTGTTTGGCGCAGTCGACCACAGCAAGTACCTCGGCCAGCTGTACACCATCCCGCTGATCGACCTCTACAAGGCCCAGGGCTACCAGCGCCCCGTAGCATTCGACGTCACTTTGCAAGGCCTGGGGCTGCAGACCAGAGCGCACAACACCACGCTCACCACCACCAGGGTCCCCGCGCTGCTCGATTCCGGTACCACGCTCACCTACCTGCCCGCCGAGGCAGTGTCGCTCATGGCCAAGAGCCTGAACGCTAcgttttccaagaaattggGCTACTATGAGTACGAGTGCCCGGCCACGAGTGACAACGCCACTAGCGTGGTCTTCGACCTCGGTGGGTTCCACATCAACGCGCCTCTGTCAGACTTCACCATGCAGACTAACGTCGGAACCTGCGTCTTGGCGATCGTGCCTCAGACAGGCAATGCAACCGCCATTCTCGGTGACTCGTTCTTGCGGAGTGCCTACGTGGTCTACGACCTAGATAACTACGAGGTTTCCCTCGCACAGGCCAACTACGCCTCCGGCAAAGAAGACATTGAAGTCATCAGATCCACCGTTCCGGGCGCTGTAAAGGCCCCCGGCTACAACAGCACGTGGGTCAAGTACGCCTCCGCTACTGCGGGCGGCAACATCTTCACCACCACCGTACACTCTTACAATACCACTACGGCGGCACAGTCCAGCAAGTCGACTACGGTGCCGAGCTCCAGCACCAAGCCGGCCCACAAGAGCATTATCAACAAGAAGGGTGGTCACGCGGGCGGTCATGCGTCTGGTCACGGGTCAAGTTCTGGGTCAAGTCACGGGTCAAGTTCTGGATCAAGCCACGGGTCAAGTTCTGGGTCAAGCCACGGGTCAAGCTCTGGATCAGGCACTAGGTCAGGTAGTGGTACAAATGGTGTCGCAGGTGGTGTCGCAGGTGGTGTCGTAGGTGGTACCGTAGGTAGTAGCACAGGCCACCGCAGCCCCTCCAAATCAGGCACTAGCTCCGCTGCTCTCGTACGTCCCACGTTGCGCCTGCCGCTGCTCGTATCCCTGTTTCTTCTTACCGTTTTCTATTCATAG
- the YPS1 gene encoding aspartyl protease codes for MRLATIRSALLSSLFASQALAEVIPVADNRHDGDDTGSKYVKLSFDKLYGDSLDTAGSDKTPEVRLLKRDDGYEEIIITNQKSFYSVELEVGTPAQNITVLVDTGSSDLWIMGSSNPYCSSSSSDSSKRVVMKRDISSSSGGLLDGINPFGWLTETGSATATGSAGGAGGGSGGGSGGGSGGGSGGGSGGGSGGGSGGSGGSGGSTGGGGGGGSTGGGGGGGSTGGGGGGGSTGGGGGGGSTRGGGGGGSTGGGGGGSTGGGGGGGFATATQSVPASEATMDCKEYGTFTTSDSSTFKSNNSDFEISYGDGTFASGVFGTDVLNLSDLNVTGLSFAVANETNSSMGVLGIGLPALEVTYSGSSASSGGKSYKYDNFPIVLKNSGAIKSNSYSLYLNDLDAKHGTILFGGVDHNKYSGTLYTVPLVNTFRGFSSPIQFEVTLNGLGTLESNGDKKTLTTTKIPALLDSGTTLTYLPEEMVDLIAEEVGAQYSSRVGYYVMKCPSSNNSTQIVFDFGGFHINAALSSFILSTTGSTCILGILPTSDSSSILGDSFLTNAYVVYDLDNLEVSMAQAKYNVTSEDIDIISTSVPNAVKAPGYTNTWSTSASIVTGGNIFTIDSSATASYSGNVTSSTASATSTTSSKRNGGDRTVPSLLFTLISLISAFI; via the coding sequence ATGAGACTGGCAACTATAAGATCTGCGCTACTTTCGTCGCTCTTTGCATCGCAGGCACTGGCCGAGGTCATACCGGTGGCGGACAACCGCCACGACGGTGACGACACGGGCTCCAAGTACGTGAAGCTCTCCTTCGATAAGCTTTACGGGGACTCGCTGGACACTGCTGGCAGCGATAAAACCCCAGAAGTTCGGCTACTCAAGAGAGACGATGGCTACGAGGAAATTATAATAACGAACCAGAAAAGTTTCTACTCGGTGGAATTGGAGGTGGGGACACCAGCCCAGAATATCACAGTTCTAGTGGACACGGGTTCTTCCGATCTATGGATCATGGGTTCTAGCAACCCGTACTGTTCGTCAAGCAGCAGCGACAGTAGCAAGCGCGTCGTCATGAAACGGGATATTTCTTCGAGCAGCGGCGGTTTGCTTGATGGTATCAACCCATTTGGCTGGCTTACAGAAACAGGAAGCGCCACAGCCACGGGCTCTGCAGGAGGTGCCGGAGGAGGTTCTGGAGGAGGTTCTGGAGGAGGTTCCGGAGGAGGTTCTGGAGGAGGTTCCGGAGGAGGTTCTGGAGGAGGTTCCGGAGGTTCCGGAGGTTCCGGAGGAAGCACTGGAGGAGGTGGTGGCGGAGGAAGCACTGGAGGAGGTGGTGGCGGAGGAAGCACTGGAGGAGGTGGTGGCGGAGGAAGCACTGGAGGAGGTGGTGGTGGAGGAAGCACTAGAGGAGGTGGTGGTGGAGGAAGCACCGGAGGTGGTGGTGGAGGAAGCACCGGAGGAGGTGGTGGAGGAGGCTTTGCAACGGCAACTCAATCAGTACCCGCTTCAGAAGCCACCATGGACTGTAAGGAGTACGGGACTTTTACCACTTCGGATTCCTCCACGTTTAAATCAAACAACTCTGATTTCGAAATCAGTTACGGTGACGGCACTTTTGCCTCTGGTGTTTTTGGTACTGAcgttttgaatttgagCGACCTGAACGTCACCGGGTTGTCGTTTGCAGTTGCTAATGAAACAAACTCGTCAATGGGTGTGTTAGGTATTGGTTTGCCTGCATTGGAAGTCACTTATTCCGGTTCTTCCGCTTCTTCTGGCGGGAAATCGTATAAGTATGACAATTTCCCCATcgtattgaaaaattctggTGCTATCAAATCCAACTCCTACTCTTTGTATTTGAATGATCTCGATGCTAAACATGGCACCATTTTGTTCGGAGGTGTTGACCATAATAAGTATTCCGGCACTCTGTACACCGTTCCCCTGGTAAACACTTTCAGAGGGTTTAGCTCCCCCATCCAATTTGAAGTTACTCTAAATGGTCTTGGGACCCTTGAATCCAACGGTGACAAAAAAACTCTAACTACCACCAAAATACCGGCCTTGTTGGATTCCGGTACCACTTTAACCTATTTGCCCGAGGAAATGGTAGATCTGATCGCGGAAGAAGTAGGGGCCCAATACTCTTCCAGAGTAGGATATTATGTAATGAAATGCCCATCGTCTAATAATAGCACTCAAATCGTGTTCGATTTTGGTGGCTTTCACATCAATGCCGCGCTGTCTAGTTTTATCTTGAGCACAACGGGCAGTACCTGTATTTTGGGTATTCTTCCAACAAGTGATAGTAGTTCTATCCTTGGTGATTCATTTTTGACTAACGCATACGTGGTTTATGATTTAGACAATCTAGAAGTTTCCATGGCACAGGCCAAATACAATGTCACAAGTGAGGATATCGACATCATTTCAACTTCTGTTCCAAATGCCGTTAAGGCGCCAGGCTACACAAATACTTGGTCTACAAGTGCATCTATCGTTACTGGCGGTAACATATTTACCATAGATTCTTCAGCAACTGCTTCGTACAGTGGTAACGTGACATCAAGTACTGCATCCGCCACTTCTACTACATCCAGTAAGAGGAACGGTGGTGATCGTACTGTGCCATCTCTACTTTTCACGCTGATCTCTCTTATTTCTGCATTCATTTGA
- the TML25 gene encoding palmitoyl-(protein) hydrolase, whose translation MNGLRIAARVQPARQTIIFLHGLGDTGSGWGFFAQYLQQRDPTSFQHTNFVFPNAPEVHVTANGGALMPAWFDILEWDSSFSKVDSDGFMNSLNAIEKTVKQEIDKGIKPEQIIIGGFSQGAALALASSVTLPWKVAGIVALSGFGYIPGILKQHKNDLNVKTPIFHGHGDMDPVVPIALGLSAKKFYQDTCGVQDYEFKIYSGMAHSTVPEELDDLTAFLKKCLSL comes from the coding sequence ATGAACGGACTTAGAATTGCCGCAAGGGTCCAGCCAGCTCGTCAAACAatcatatttttacatGGACTAGGTGATACTGGTTCAGGGTGGGGATTTTTCGCTCAATACTTACAACAGCGGGACCCTACCTCCTTCCAGCACACAAACTTTGTATTTCCCAATGCTCCAGAGGTCCATGTGACAGCAAACGGTGGTGCATTGATGCCTGCTTGGTTTGACATTCTAGAGTGGGATTCTAGTTTTTCCAAAGTTGATAGCGATGGATTCATGAATTCCTTAAATGCCATTGAAAAGACGGTTAAACAGGAAATTGACAAGGGCATTAAACCGGAACAGATCATCATTGGGGGGTTCTCTCAAGGTGCTGCATTGGCCCTGGCATCATCCGTCACTTTACCATGGAAAGTCGCCGGTATAGTCGCACTATCGGGTTTTGGTTACATTCCGGGAATCTTGAAACAACACAAGAACGATCTCAACGTCAAGACACCCATTTTTCACGGACATGGCGATATGGATCCAGTTGTACCTATAGCACTTGGCTTGAGcgcaaaaaaattctaCCAAGACACCTGCGGGGTACAGGATTATGAGTTTAAGATTTATAGTGGTATGGCACATTCTACAGTTCCTGAGGAACTGGACGACTTAACTGCCTTCCTTAAGAAATGCCTATCTTTATAG
- the SRN2 gene encoding ESCRT-I subunit protein SRN2, whose translation MNMHPSPNVPERTQKQIKNIPLPEGIHLLSSKEIIDLIQIHKHQLELYVTKFNPLTEFGEKINALKDEFKQLEKSFEDLHGQRDKVQALLENCRIVESKYVASWQDYHSEFEEKYGEMAMRRKLEQSTKNLDEESSQLEASMRIIESPDGLDQFIKDYLNIRTQYHLRREKLATWESQGELRY comes from the coding sequence ATGAACATGCATCCATCGCCAAATGTACCGGAGAGAACACAAAAACAGATTAAGAACATCCCCTTACCTGAAGGGATTCACCTTTTATCATCAAAGGAAATAATAGATctaattcaaattcataaACATCAATTGGAGTTGTATGTGACGAAGTTCAACCCTTTAACCGAATTCGGTGAGAAAATAAATGCGTTAAAGGATGAGTTTAAACAACTGGAAAAGAGTTTTGAAGATCTACATGGCCAAAGAGATAAGGTTCAGGCTCTTCTAGAGAACTGCAGAATCGTAGAATCCAAATATGTGGCTAGTTGGCAGGACTATCATTCCgagtttgaagaaaaatatggcGAGATGGCAATGAGAAGGAAACTAGAGCAAAGTACGAAAAATCTTGACGAAGAAAGTTCGCAATTAGAAGCTTCCATGAGAATCATCGAGTCACCAGATGGGCTGGATCAATTCATCAAGGATTATTTAAATATACGAACACAGTATCATTTGAGGAGAGAAAAACTCGCAACTTGGGAAAGCCAAGGTGAATTGAGATACTAG